The following are encoded together in the Bradymonas sediminis genome:
- the thrC gene encoding threonine synthase: MKYISTRNPDHRLSFSEALINGLAADGGLYVPEHFGRFGAHDFDGRNHIRQIAHDLLAPFLEGDRLADSLPQICDETFGFDVKLVGLETMPPALAKAGAQTALLELFHGPTAAFKDIGAGFLAACMSRLNKGADKPLTVLVATSGDTGGAVAAAFHNKPNLNVVVLYPEGKVSPLQQKQLTCWDGNVRTFGVRGVFDDCQRMVKEAFADDAWRDAMNLTSANSINIGRLLPQMTYYAAASLWHLRRHGVAPNFIIPSGNLGNMMACVYARECGVPIGEVVLAVNENRPVTHYLETGEYRGFDTVPTLANAMDVGDPSNMERLRDLWPDVETLRKKIRAIQVDDATISATIKAGPQDWGEVFDPHTACGIAAREQLAAENEAGAQNGGHWVVVSTAHPAKFDTIVEPLIGRKVDLPAQLAQLLDKPDYSSTIDPTLDALKAALS, from the coding sequence ATGAAATATATCAGCACCCGTAACCCCGACCACCGCCTGTCGTTTTCTGAGGCGCTTATCAACGGTTTGGCCGCCGACGGCGGCCTCTACGTGCCGGAGCATTTTGGGCGCTTTGGAGCGCATGATTTTGACGGTCGCAATCATATCCGCCAGATCGCCCATGATTTGCTCGCGCCGTTTTTGGAGGGCGATCGGTTGGCGGACTCTTTGCCACAGATATGCGACGAGACCTTTGGTTTTGACGTGAAGTTGGTCGGCCTTGAGACGATGCCGCCCGCGCTGGCCAAAGCCGGCGCGCAGACCGCGCTGCTTGAGCTTTTCCACGGCCCGACCGCTGCGTTTAAGGATATCGGCGCGGGCTTCCTCGCCGCGTGTATGTCGCGGCTGAATAAGGGCGCTGATAAGCCATTGACGGTGCTGGTCGCGACCTCGGGCGACACGGGCGGGGCGGTCGCCGCCGCCTTCCATAATAAGCCGAACCTCAACGTCGTCGTCCTCTATCCGGAGGGCAAGGTCTCACCGCTTCAGCAGAAGCAATTGACCTGCTGGGATGGCAATGTCCGCACATTTGGGGTGCGCGGTGTTTTCGATGATTGCCAGCGGATGGTGAAGGAAGCCTTCGCCGACGATGCCTGGCGCGATGCGATGAACCTCACCTCGGCCAATAGCATCAATATCGGGCGTCTATTGCCGCAGATGACCTATTACGCGGCGGCATCACTGTGGCATTTGCGCCGCCACGGCGTCGCGCCCAACTTCATCATCCCCTCCGGGAACCTCGGCAATATGATGGCCTGCGTGTACGCGCGCGAGTGCGGCGTCCCGATCGGTGAGGTGGTATTGGCGGTCAATGAGAATCGCCCGGTCACCCATTATCTGGAGACCGGCGAATATCGCGGGTTTGATACGGTGCCGACGCTGGCGAACGCGATGGACGTCGGCGACCCGAGCAATATGGAGCGCTTGCGCGATCTTTGGCCGGACGTGGAGACGCTTCGCAAAAAGATTCGCGCGATTCAGGTCGACGACGCGACCATCAGCGCGACCATCAAGGCCGGTCCGCAGGATTGGGGCGAGGTTTTTGATCCGCACACCGCCTGCGGGATCGCGGCGCGTGAGCAACTCGCCGCCGAGAATGAGGCCGGCGCGCAAAATGGCGGGCATTGGGTGGTCGTATCCACGGCGCATCCTGCGAAATTCGACACCATCGTCGAGCCGCTGATCGGCCGAAAGGTCGACCTCCCCGCGCAGCTCGCCCAATTGCTTGATAAGCCTGATTATTCGAGCACGATCGACCCGACGCTCGATGCCCTGAAGGCGGCTTTGAGCTGA
- a CDS encoding DUF5522 domain-containing protein: MHRRACEAGEFGYMDPESGLFVMTSVYLRAQGDCCASACRHCPYSEEERWVAGRPEAPAWPWPE, translated from the coding sequence ATGCATCGACGCGCGTGTGAGGCGGGGGAGTTTGGGTATATGGACCCGGAGTCGGGTCTATTTGTGATGACGTCGGTCTATCTGCGCGCGCAGGGAGACTGCTGCGCGAGCGCGTGTCGCCACTGCCCCTACTCGGAGGAGGAGCGGTGGGTGGCCGGGCGCCCGGAGGCGCCGGCGTGGCCGTGGCCGGAGTAA
- a CDS encoding FHA domain-containing protein, protein MARLIYTDSSNQERSVYLGPDQPMVRLGRASDCSIRTSRQSVSRRHAEFSYVEGTFEVTDLNSSNGTWLIEDDQRFEISHERLEDGDEIWCGDFIVHFTLSDLPADDPTVGGQMSAPQVGGQPVGVGAARQTANAPMEAGVDFSEMGLDELSAVEIAQAPVQQQQHLSPQPARISQGFDADDELARLRQEKQSIEDLASRQTFEITDLQSQLDELNRRFEQSTQLAQSEVEAAKQQLAELQEENVGLLEALDAKSAELEQQRAQASGADPAELEAVQARVDALQSQLDAAQAEKAELSDAVGRVKGELGARDTQVAALETQVDRLRAQVANMPEVDADSLQEELEKGKRLLSEYERRNADLRLEFDAQRDVNAALRKVYASTQEELAQAKQALEEAEQALAVAEPARQELEGVRADLAQAEQLCEDLRAEVQGLKQRVQLERRRSKEGDPEMVERLQADLAAAQARVAELEAQAAEAPPAGASELQAERVEQLRERLGALERLTDAIMRADLDPLSTVDRIRLQSAIRETDPKKTLQGALELLD, encoded by the coding sequence GTGGCCAGATTAATCTATACAGATTCGTCAAATCAGGAGCGCTCGGTCTATCTGGGCCCCGATCAACCGATGGTGAGACTTGGGCGCGCGTCGGACTGTTCGATTCGCACCAGTCGTCAGTCGGTGTCGCGGCGCCATGCCGAGTTTAGCTATGTCGAGGGCACCTTTGAGGTCACCGACCTCAACAGCTCCAACGGCACCTGGTTGATCGAGGATGACCAGCGCTTCGAGATCAGCCATGAGCGCCTCGAGGACGGCGATGAGATCTGGTGCGGCGATTTTATCGTCCACTTTACGCTCAGCGATCTGCCCGCTGACGACCCGACGGTCGGCGGCCAGATGAGCGCGCCGCAGGTGGGCGGCCAGCCGGTTGGCGTGGGCGCGGCGCGCCAGACGGCCAACGCCCCCATGGAGGCGGGCGTTGATTTCAGCGAGATGGGCCTCGACGAGCTAAGCGCGGTCGAGATTGCCCAGGCGCCTGTGCAGCAGCAGCAGCATCTGAGCCCGCAGCCGGCGCGGATTTCCCAGGGGTTCGACGCCGACGATGAGCTCGCGCGCCTGCGCCAGGAGAAGCAGTCCATCGAGGACCTCGCCTCGCGCCAGACCTTCGAGATCACCGATCTGCAGTCGCAGCTCGACGAGCTTAACCGCCGGTTTGAGCAGAGCACCCAGCTTGCCCAGTCCGAAGTCGAGGCGGCCAAGCAGCAGTTGGCCGAGCTTCAGGAGGAGAATGTGGGCCTGCTCGAGGCGCTCGACGCCAAGAGCGCGGAGCTTGAGCAGCAGCGCGCGCAGGCCAGCGGCGCGGACCCGGCCGAGTTGGAGGCAGTGCAGGCGCGCGTCGATGCGCTGCAGTCGCAGTTGGACGCGGCGCAGGCCGAGAAGGCCGAACTCAGCGATGCCGTCGGGCGAGTGAAGGGTGAATTGGGCGCGCGCGACACGCAGGTCGCGGCGCTGGAAACCCAGGTCGATCGCCTGCGCGCGCAGGTCGCGAATATGCCCGAGGTCGACGCGGACTCGCTGCAAGAAGAGCTCGAGAAGGGCAAGCGATTGCTCAGCGAATATGAGCGGCGAAACGCCGATCTTCGCCTGGAATTCGACGCCCAGCGCGACGTCAACGCCGCGCTTCGAAAGGTCTACGCGAGCACGCAGGAAGAGCTTGCCCAGGCGAAGCAGGCGCTCGAAGAGGCTGAGCAGGCGCTGGCCGTGGCCGAACCTGCGCGCCAGGAACTGGAGGGGGTTCGTGCCGACCTGGCGCAGGCTGAGCAGCTCTGCGAGGACCTGCGCGCCGAGGTGCAGGGGCTGAAGCAGCGCGTGCAATTGGAGCGTCGTCGCAGCAAAGAGGGCGACCCCGAGATGGTCGAGCGGCTTCAAGCGGACCTCGCCGCGGCCCAGGCGCGCGTCGCCGAATTGGAGGCGCAGGCGGCCGAGGCGCCGCCGGCTGGGGCGTCCGAGTTGCAGGCCGAGCGCGTGGAGCAATTGCGCGAGCGCCTCGGCGCGCTGGAGCGGCTGACCGACGCGATTATGCGCGCCGATCTCGACCCGCTGTCGACCGTCGACCGCATCCGCCTGCAATCGGCCATCCGCGAGACGGACCCGAAGAAGACGCTGCAGGGCGCGCTGGAATTGCTCGACTGA
- a CDS encoding dynamin family protein: MSDSKENEPKKTDHEDTTPHIVLGKSREERERVEPEAVATPEAAKPEVAKAGAEVNEPPKSESKSPIKSPAKPTSPILAVSREHVEDMLVELAEISEESGLNQLAREVRTERIPAFKDGRMSVVVLGEFNHGKSTVVNALLGEEILPTGITPTTAVITHLVYGEEARAEIQAPRDGGRTSVAYDKMGAAIKHEENSGVEPEYVEIQYPNELLADSLVLVDTPGVNDISRQKVEITYGYVPKADVILYVLDATQVLKKSEVTFIKDRLLKANRDRIIFVLGKTDALSAEDLREVETYARERLKALIGPVELFAFSGREALIAQQNGAAPPAEFTKFREYLLGFLRKNKALILLDSALGGGLRIAGLLEQNLAIKKQGYLLEKDELEKRIQRVELKLEQSRQLIAENIDHINESIGGIAATARHNLRTFVDEFKTTLPQQIERAEARDIKLYLATWVQDSFKEWLEAEGNKIAQKLEALAEEVIEITNESMRETVGMLRQELGLGDQLDLEIDTIAYDVGVFALGTLGVSVWIFANALVGGLLTLTAPILAFFLKGKIDAKLKERARDEGGRVIAEVGANVEEELLRVIHDYGSKLEKFVESAGDRLYSQIQEVLAQVQTDVASERDRGELVAEVDASLKSTRRVAGLLSSSRAKLQKEAAAAD, from the coding sequence ATGAGCGACTCCAAAGAGAACGAACCCAAGAAGACCGACCACGAAGACACGACGCCCCATATTGTTCTGGGTAAATCGCGCGAGGAGCGTGAGCGTGTGGAGCCGGAGGCGGTGGCGACGCCGGAGGCGGCGAAGCCCGAAGTCGCCAAAGCTGGCGCCGAGGTCAACGAGCCGCCGAAGTCCGAGTCCAAATCCCCCATTAAATCTCCCGCTAAACCGACCTCGCCGATTCTTGCGGTGAGCCGGGAGCATGTCGAGGATATGCTGGTCGAGCTGGCCGAGATCTCGGAGGAGAGCGGGCTGAATCAATTGGCGCGCGAGGTCCGCACCGAGCGCATCCCGGCGTTTAAAGACGGGCGCATGTCGGTGGTGGTGCTCGGCGAGTTCAATCACGGCAAATCGACGGTGGTCAACGCGTTGCTCGGCGAGGAGATCTTGCCCACCGGGATCACCCCGACCACGGCGGTGATTACGCATCTTGTGTACGGAGAGGAGGCGCGCGCCGAGATCCAGGCGCCGCGCGACGGCGGGCGCACTTCGGTCGCCTACGACAAGATGGGCGCGGCCATCAAACACGAAGAGAACTCGGGCGTGGAGCCCGAGTACGTCGAGATTCAATACCCCAACGAGCTGCTGGCCGACTCGCTGGTTCTGGTCGACACGCCCGGGGTGAACGACATCTCGCGCCAGAAGGTCGAGATTACCTACGGCTATGTGCCCAAGGCCGACGTTATCCTCTATGTGCTCGACGCGACCCAGGTGCTGAAGAAGAGCGAAGTGACGTTCATCAAGGACCGACTGCTTAAGGCCAATCGCGACCGCATTATCTTCGTGTTGGGCAAGACCGACGCGCTGAGCGCCGAAGATCTTCGCGAGGTCGAGACTTACGCGCGCGAGCGACTCAAGGCGCTGATCGGGCCGGTCGAGCTCTTCGCGTTTTCGGGGCGCGAAGCGCTTATAGCCCAGCAAAATGGGGCGGCGCCGCCGGCTGAGTTTACGAAATTTAGGGAGTATCTGCTCGGGTTTTTGCGCAAGAATAAGGCGCTGATCCTGCTCGATAGCGCGCTGGGAGGCGGGCTTCGGATCGCCGGGTTGCTGGAGCAAAACCTGGCGATCAAAAAGCAGGGTTATCTGCTCGAAAAAGATGAGCTGGAGAAGCGCATTCAGCGCGTGGAGTTGAAGCTGGAGCAGTCGCGTCAGTTGATCGCCGAGAATATCGACCATATCAACGAGAGCATCGGCGGCATCGCGGCGACCGCGCGTCATAACCTGCGCACGTTCGTCGACGAATTTAAGACCACGCTGCCCCAGCAGATTGAGCGGGCCGAGGCGCGCGACATCAAGCTTTATCTGGCCACCTGGGTGCAGGATTCCTTCAAGGAATGGCTGGAGGCCGAGGGCAATAAGATCGCCCAGAAGCTCGAAGCGCTGGCCGAAGAGGTCATCGAGATCACCAACGAGTCGATGCGCGAGACGGTTGGGATGCTGCGCCAGGAGTTGGGGCTGGGCGACCAGCTCGACCTCGAGATCGACACCATCGCCTACGACGTGGGCGTCTTCGCGCTCGGGACGCTGGGGGTGTCGGTGTGGATCTTCGCCAACGCGCTGGTCGGCGGGCTTTTGACGCTCACCGCGCCGATTCTGGCCTTCTTCCTAAAGGGAAAGATCGACGCCAAGCTTAAGGAGCGGGCCCGCGATGAGGGCGGTCGCGTCATCGCCGAGGTCGGCGCGAATGTGGAGGAAGAGCTGCTCCGCGTGATCCACGACTATGGTTCCAAGCTTGAGAAGTTCGTTGAGAGCGCCGGTGACCGGCTCTATAGCCAGATCCAGGAGGTCCTGGCGCAGGTGCAGACCGACGTGGCCAGCGAGCGCGACCGCGGCGAATTGGTCGCCGAGGTCGACGCCAGCCTGAAGTCGACGCGTCGGGTCGCCGGGTTGCTCAGCTCGAGCCGGGCGAAGCTGCAAAAAGAGGCCGCCGCGGCCGATTAA
- a CDS encoding DUF962 domain-containing protein: MSDEKFENFDDFWAYYLAQHSDPTNRLMHAIGTSAALATAAYAVFKRKPKLLALAPLIGYGPAWIGHFLVEGNRPATLGNPLWSLRGDMKMLRLMLSDELDEEILRLIAEGKSTPKMLESMIAAE, encoded by the coding sequence ATGAGTGATGAAAAGTTCGAGAATTTCGATGATTTCTGGGCATATTACCTCGCCCAACACAGTGACCCGACCAACCGGCTGATGCACGCCATCGGCACCTCGGCGGCGCTGGCCACCGCGGCCTACGCGGTGTTCAAACGCAAGCCCAAACTCCTCGCCCTGGCCCCGCTGATCGGCTACGGCCCGGCCTGGATCGGCCACTTCCTCGTCGAGGGCAACCGCCCCGCCACCCTGGGCAACCCGCTGTGGTCGCTGCGCGGCGATATGAAGATGCTGCGCCTGATGCTCTCCGATGAGCTCGATGAGGAGATCCTTCGCCTCATCGCCGAGGGCAAATCGACCCCGAAGATGCTCGAATCCATGATCGCCGCCGAATAA
- a CDS encoding M48 family metallopeptidase — MDFDFLKYVDQKKSPRSGREEKTGFGEYAFAGDIRVLRQLQRARPVSLVARSSVRFWKSFQKNELLGSSVRISPRQFPALYDTVVECSETLSIPVPTVYVSQNPNINAGTYGTDEESFIVITSSLIDRFEDEELKFVIGHECGHIQNNHVVYRTAAEFLRNGAISMVKYAVVPATVALNAWSRRGEITCDRAGMICAGSEDAAINAMLRLALGSKKLFDELDLEEYLSQLEGVQDGVGRFKEYFETHPYLPKRIQAAKLFAQSEYFRHYIGDRGGRSLDEVDREVEKLIKVM, encoded by the coding sequence ATGGATTTCGATTTTCTCAAATATGTCGATCAGAAGAAAAGCCCGCGCAGCGGGCGCGAGGAGAAGACGGGTTTTGGCGAATATGCCTTCGCCGGCGATATCCGCGTGCTGCGCCAACTCCAGCGCGCCCGGCCGGTGAGCCTGGTGGCGCGCTCATCGGTGCGCTTTTGGAAATCCTTCCAAAAAAACGAACTCCTCGGCAGCAGCGTGCGCATCAGCCCGCGCCAATTCCCCGCGCTCTACGACACGGTGGTGGAGTGCTCCGAGACGCTGAGCATCCCGGTCCCCACGGTCTATGTCTCGCAAAATCCGAATATCAACGCGGGCACCTACGGCACCGATGAGGAGTCGTTTATCGTCATCACCTCTTCGCTGATCGACCGCTTTGAGGACGAGGAGTTGAAGTTCGTGATCGGCCACGAGTGCGGGCATATTCAGAATAATCATGTTGTTTACCGCACGGCGGCCGAGTTTCTGCGCAACGGCGCCATCAGCATGGTCAAATACGCGGTGGTGCCGGCGACGGTGGCGTTGAACGCGTGGAGCCGGCGCGGCGAGATCACGTGTGACCGGGCAGGGATGATCTGCGCGGGCAGCGAAGACGCCGCCATCAACGCGATGCTTAGGCTTGCGCTGGGGAGCAAGAAGCTCTTCGACGAGCTCGACCTCGAGGAGTATCTCTCCCAGCTCGAAGGCGTGCAGGACGGCGTGGGCCGCTTCAAGGAATATTTCGAGACCCACCCCTATCTTCCCAAGCGCATTCAGGCGGCCAAGCTCTTCGCCCAGAGCGAGTATTTTCGCCATTATATTGGCGACCGAGGCGGGCGAAGCCTCGACGAGGTGGACCGCGAAGTTGAGAAGTTGATCAAGGTCATGTGA
- the rho gene encoding transcription termination factor Rho, producing MADYTPIQPAERIKLETGPKDITGRLIDLIAPIGKGQRVLVTSPPKAGKTTILQTISRAVHKNHPEIYQVALLIDERPEEATDFRRNIPAKVEASTTDSTPEQHVRLAEKVFADALEKLLDGEDVLILLDSITRLARAYNTTNRSGNGRTLSGGITAGALDRPRQLFGAARNLEEAGSLTIVATALIDTGSRMDDVIFHEFKGTGNSELVLDRELANRRLFPAVDLAASGTRRELDLMSPVEGKRVPDLRRRLADMSQQESLSWFLKRIKRTQNNLELLGSF from the coding sequence TTGGCTGACTATACCCCGATTCAACCGGCGGAGCGCATCAAGCTGGAGACCGGGCCCAAGGATATCACCGGCAGGCTGATCGACCTGATCGCCCCGATCGGCAAGGGCCAGCGGGTCCTGGTGACCAGCCCGCCCAAAGCGGGCAAAACGACCATCCTGCAGACCATTTCGCGGGCGGTGCACAAAAATCACCCCGAGATCTACCAGGTCGCCCTGCTGATCGATGAGCGCCCGGAAGAAGCGACCGACTTCAGGCGCAATATCCCGGCCAAGGTCGAAGCCTCGACCACCGACAGCACCCCCGAGCAGCATGTGCGCCTGGCCGAAAAGGTCTTCGCCGACGCGCTCGAAAAATTGCTCGACGGCGAAGACGTCCTGATCCTGCTCGACTCGATCACCCGCCTGGCGCGCGCCTATAATACGACCAACCGAAGCGGCAACGGCCGCACGCTCTCCGGCGGCATCACCGCCGGCGCGCTGGACCGCCCTCGCCAATTATTCGGCGCCGCGCGCAACCTGGAAGAAGCCGGCAGCCTGACCATCGTGGCGACCGCGCTCATCGACACCGGCAGCCGCATGGATGACGTGATCTTCCACGAATTCAAAGGCACCGGTAACTCGGAGCTGGTGCTCGACCGCGAATTGGCCAACCGCCGCCTCTTCCCGGCCGTCGACCTCGCCGCCTCCGGCACCCGTCGCGAGCTTGACCTGATGAGCCCGGTCGAGGGCAAGCGCGTCCCCGATCTTCGCCGACGCCTGGCCGATATGAGCCAGCAAGAGTCGCTGAGCTGGTTCCTCAAACGCATCAAGCGCACCCAGAATAACCTGGAGTTGCTCGGCTCGTTCTAA
- a CDS encoding fused protease/ribonucleoside-triphosphate reductase, producing the protein MIIDVKRWGFFQLDSRFLDEYRERPVNWGFGDLSWVTYKRTYSRDGEDWWQTCQRVIEGMFTIQRVHCLERGLPWDEEKAHGFACKAYDRLFQFKWTPPGRGLWMMGSDYIYERGGAALNNCGFISTKEIDRNFSRPFAWMFGMSMLGVGVGFDTKGAGKREIVRPERNDDNFVIHDSREGWADALTCLLDAYVGEGSLPATWDYSQVRKKGAEIKSFGGVASGPAPLQKMLETLDALLSTYVGKKVDSRLIVDTMNITGRCVVSGGVRRTAQIAFGEPDDQEFLDLKMDMEKVSAWRWASNNSISAKVGMDYSDVAKRTAVNGEPGYLWLDNARAFGRMKDPADWKDERAEGSNPCVEQTLWDKELCCLVETYPAHHDSFEDFKETLRVAYQYAKTVTLIQTHDAGTNAVMLRNRRIGCSMTGIVQAINKHGYRNFFNWCDEGYGYIQYLDKKYSDWLCIPRSIKTTSVKPSGTVSLLAGATPGVHWDHAPYYIRRVRVQAGHDLIDICREAGYHIEEDHYSDNTMVISFPTKVQSLDRRKNEVSLREKIDLAAQVQYYWADNQVSCTAEFDPETEADEIPQILAAYETRLKGISFLPMSNHGYVQAPYEAISEEKYNELMEGITPLKQGPSGTLAHDQDDKFCSGIACEVKL; encoded by the coding sequence ATGATTATCGACGTCAAACGCTGGGGTTTCTTCCAATTGGACTCACGCTTTCTCGACGAGTATCGAGAGCGCCCGGTCAACTGGGGATTCGGAGACCTCTCCTGGGTCACCTATAAACGCACCTATAGCCGCGATGGCGAGGACTGGTGGCAAACCTGCCAGCGGGTCATCGAGGGGATGTTCACGATTCAGCGCGTCCATTGCCTGGAGCGCGGGCTGCCGTGGGACGAGGAGAAGGCGCACGGGTTTGCGTGCAAAGCCTATGACCGCCTCTTCCAATTCAAGTGGACCCCGCCCGGGCGCGGCCTGTGGATGATGGGCAGCGACTATATCTATGAGCGCGGCGGCGCAGCGCTGAATAACTGCGGCTTCATCTCGACCAAAGAGATTGACCGCAACTTCTCGCGCCCCTTCGCCTGGATGTTCGGCATGTCGATGCTCGGCGTGGGCGTGGGCTTTGACACCAAGGGCGCGGGCAAGCGCGAGATCGTGCGCCCCGAGCGCAACGACGACAATTTCGTCATCCATGACAGCCGCGAAGGTTGGGCCGACGCCCTCACCTGCCTGCTGGACGCCTATGTCGGCGAGGGCAGCCTGCCGGCGACCTGGGACTACTCGCAGGTGCGCAAAAAAGGCGCCGAGATCAAATCCTTCGGCGGCGTGGCCAGCGGCCCGGCCCCCTTGCAGAAGATGCTCGAGACCCTCGACGCGCTGCTGAGCACCTATGTCGGAAAAAAGGTCGACAGCCGCCTGATCGTCGACACCATGAATATCACCGGGCGCTGCGTGGTCAGCGGCGGCGTGCGTCGCACCGCGCAGATCGCGTTCGGCGAGCCGGACGACCAGGAATTCCTGGACCTGAAGATGGACATGGAGAAGGTCAGCGCGTGGCGCTGGGCGTCGAACAACTCCATCTCGGCCAAAGTCGGCATGGACTACTCCGACGTCGCCAAGCGCACCGCGGTCAACGGGGAGCCCGGCTACCTCTGGCTCGACAACGCCCGCGCGTTCGGCCGCATGAAAGACCCGGCCGACTGGAAGGACGAGCGCGCCGAGGGCTCGAACCCCTGCGTCGAGCAGACCCTCTGGGACAAGGAACTCTGCTGCCTGGTCGAGACCTACCCGGCCCACCACGACAGCTTCGAGGACTTCAAAGAGACGCTGCGCGTCGCCTACCAATACGCCAAGACCGTCACGCTGATTCAGACCCACGACGCCGGCACCAACGCGGTCATGCTTAGAAACCGGCGCATCGGTTGCTCGATGACCGGCATCGTCCAGGCCATCAACAAGCACGGGTACCGCAACTTCTTCAACTGGTGCGACGAGGGCTACGGGTATATCCAATATCTGGATAAAAAATACTCGGACTGGCTGTGCATCCCGCGCTCCATCAAGACCACCAGCGTCAAGCCAAGCGGCACCGTGTCGCTGCTGGCCGGCGCCACGCCGGGCGTCCACTGGGACCACGCGCCCTACTATATCCGGCGCGTGCGCGTTCAAGCCGGGCATGACCTCATCGATATCTGCCGCGAAGCCGGCTACCATATCGAAGAAGATCACTACTCCGACAACACCATGGTCATCTCTTTCCCGACCAAGGTTCAGTCGCTGGACCGTCGCAAAAACGAGGTCAGCCTGCGCGAGAAGATCGACTTGGCCGCGCAGGTCCAATATTATTGGGCCGACAACCAGGTGAGCTGCACCGCCGAGTTTGACCCGGAGACCGAGGCCGATGAGATCCCGCAGATCCTCGCCGCCTACGAGACCCGCCTCAAAGGCATCTCCTTCTTGCCGATGAGCAACCACGGCTATGTCCAGGCGCCCTATGAGGCGATCAGCGAGGAGAAATACAACGAGCTGATGGAGGGAATCACGCCGCTTAAACAGGGTCCCTCCGGCACCCTGGCCCACGACCAGGACGACAAGTTCTGCTCGGGCATCGCCTGCGAGGTCAAACTCTAA
- a CDS encoding GNAT family N-acetyltransferase, with protein MAVEQIKDQAELRDFLTRDKLANAYLLGNLDPAFLPFCEWYGSRDAAGNLASLVLLYTGLSLPLLFMVGGDPDFKEFLEGLKEHIPNRFHFHVLEPHIGVVQEVFGCPEPMRMQRMGLEKADYKPLDSIEGVVRLGHRDTAAIMALYAHYPDNFFAPSQLETGLYFGVRGSDDRLLSIAGVHVVSEEYDVAVIGNLVTHPRARGKGLATLCTGQLLDELYQRVSLVALNVQDDNQPAIKMYSNFGFRQNNIFLEGRSAEI; from the coding sequence ATGGCCGTCGAGCAGATTAAAGACCAAGCGGAACTGCGGGATTTCCTCACCCGTGACAAACTCGCGAACGCATACCTTCTCGGTAATTTGGACCCGGCTTTCTTGCCCTTTTGCGAGTGGTACGGCTCACGCGATGCCGCCGGAAACCTCGCCAGCCTCGTGCTGCTCTACACCGGGCTGAGCCTGCCGTTGCTCTTCATGGTCGGCGGCGACCCCGACTTCAAAGAGTTCCTGGAAGGCCTCAAAGAGCATATCCCCAACCGCTTCCATTTCCACGTGCTCGAGCCGCATATCGGCGTCGTGCAAGAGGTCTTCGGCTGCCCCGAGCCCATGCGCATGCAGCGCATGGGGCTGGAAAAAGCCGACTATAAACCCCTGGATTCCATCGAAGGCGTCGTGCGCCTTGGCCACCGGGACACCGCCGCCATCATGGCGCTCTACGCCCACTATCCCGACAATTTCTTTGCCCCCTCACAGCTCGAAACCGGCCTGTATTTTGGTGTGCGCGGCAGCGACGACCGCCTGCTGAGCATCGCCGGGGTCCACGTGGTCAGCGAAGAATACGACGTCGCCGTCATCGGCAACCTCGTCACGCACCCGCGCGCGCGCGGCAAAGGACTGGCAACGCTTTGCACCGGCCAGCTCCTCGACGAGCTCTACCAGCGCGTCTCGCTGGTCGCGCTCAACGTCCAGGACGACAACCAGCCCGCCATCAAGATGTACTCGAATTTCGGTTTCCGCCAGAATAACATCTTTCTAGAAGGCCGAAGCGCCGAGATTTAA
- a CDS encoding tetratricopeptide repeat protein, translated as MKDNNAHEENQTENSLRHTPDAVVAQLEAAAVKLYGQKKLGRARGYLEQLVVMRPENAKYWALLGVIWRRQKQRGAALKCLKRAAELDPTDFNTLVNLGETLVEVGQVPAGVELLRAVFDEGFDPSKSPEEQDEMTIRSGAMLEFIQKSLRAYVDSEKDEAQA; from the coding sequence ATGAAAGACAACAACGCTCACGAAGAGAATCAAACCGAAAACTCACTGCGACATACCCCCGACGCGGTTGTCGCCCAACTCGAAGCCGCCGCCGTTAAATTATACGGCCAAAAGAAGCTCGGCCGGGCGCGCGGCTACCTCGAGCAACTGGTCGTGATGCGCCCCGAGAACGCCAAGTATTGGGCGCTCCTGGGCGTCATCTGGCGGCGCCAAAAGCAACGCGGCGCCGCGCTCAAATGCCTCAAGCGCGCCGCCGAATTGGATCCCACTGATTTTAATACGCTGGTGAACCTCGGTGAGACGCTGGTCGAGGTGGGCCAGGTCCCCGCAGGCGTGGAGCTTCTGCGCGCGGTCTTCGACGAGGGCTTCGACCCCTCGAAGTCGCCCGAAGAACAGGACGAGATGACGATTCGAAGCGGCGCGATGCTCGAGTTTATCCAAAAATCACTGCGCGCCTATGTCGACTCCGAAAAAGACGAGGCCCAGGCATAA